TGGGGTCGATGATATTCGTGAATTTTACTTAAATGATGTCCGCTTCTTATCACAATTTGCGCAGAAAGGACAGAGATAAATGAAGATTTCTACAAAATGGCTCAAAGATTATATTGATTTAGATATTAATCCAGAAGAATTAGCTGAGAAGATTGAAAGAACGGCGGTTGAAGTTGACAGCGTTTCTAGACTTGATAAAAATTTAAAGAAGATTGTGGTAGGTGCAACTGTTGAAGTTAGAAAGCATCCGGAATCAGATCATCTTAATATTTGCAAAGTCGATATAGGAGAAGAAGAATTATCGCAAATTGTTTGTGGTGCTCCTAATATTGCTGCAGGTAAAAAGGTGATTGTAGCATTACCTAATTCAAGAATTGCTGGAAATGTGAAAATCAAAAGAGGAAAAATGCGAGGAGAAGTTTCTGAAGGAATGATTTGTTCGCTTCAAGAAATTGGTTTTTCAGAAAACGTTGTTCCTAAAGCATATGCCGATGGAATATACTTTCTTCCAGATAATGCTAAACCTGGTGAACCAGTGTATTCATATTTAGGAATGGATGAAGACATTATTGACTTGGATGTTACGCCAAACCGAGCAGATATGCTAAGCATGCGTGGTACAGCCTATGAACTCGCAGCAATTTATGATAAGAAAGTAAGTTTGAAAAAGACTGAATTACAAGAAGATTTGACAGATAATATTTCTGATTATATTCAAGTAACAGCAGATAAAGAATTAGCTTCAACATATTTGCTACGTGTTATCAAAGATGTGAAGGTTGAAGAAAGTCCAATGTGGTTGCAAAAACGTTTATGGAATGCAGGCATTCGACCAATGAATAATGTTGTTGATGTAACAAACTATATTTTACTTGCATATGGTCAACCACTTCATTCTTTTGATTACCATAAAATTTCTGGTAAAAATATCGAAGTTCGACTTGCTAAGAAGGGTGAAACCTTAAAAACTTTGGATGAAGAAGAAAGAACACTTTTAGAAAGTGATATTGTGATTGCTGATAATAATGGGCCCATTGCATTAGCGGGTACTATGGGTGGTTTAAATAGTGGTATTTCGGCGAATACACAAGTTATTGCACTTGAAGCGGCTGTTTTTAATTCGTCAGCTATACGTAAAACTGCAAGAAAACATAATTTACACAGTGAAGCTGCAATGCGATTTGAACGTGGAATTAATCAAGAAGCGGTTGCTGAAGCTCTTGATACAGCAGCACAATTGATTGCCGAGCTGGGTAATGGAAAAGTCGTTTCTGATGTTGCGGTTGGGGCTAAAAGTACTGTGCAACCAACAATCGTGAATATTTCAACAAAAAAAATCAACGATGTGTTAGGAACTGAATTAAAAGACGAAGAAGTCAAGAATATTTTCATAAGGCTTGGTTTTAACGTAGAGGAAAAGAGTAATGTTTTCAACGTTTCTATCCCTGCAAGAAGATGGGATATTAGTATTCCAGCTGATTTGATTGAAGAAGTTGCAAGAATTTATGGTTATGATAATTTACCTGCAACGTTGCCTAGTGGTGAATTAACACCTGGAAAGTATACGTATAAGCAACAAGTAATTCGTGATACAAGAAGTATCTTAGAAGAATCAGGATTAATGCAGGCAATTTCTTATGGTTTGACTTCTGACAAAAAAGCACAAAGATTTATGATGGAAGATGCACAAGCAACTAAGTTAGATTTTCCAATGAGTTCAGATAGAACAACAATCAGAATGAATCTGATTAGTGGTTTACTAGATGATGTGGCTTATAACAATGCACGTAAAGTTTCGAATGTGATGTTGTACGAGCAGGGACGTGTTTTTTACCGTGATGAAGGTAGGGACCGCCCACGTGAGATTGAGCACATAGCAGCTGCTATGACGGGATTATACTCAGTGCAGTCATGGCACGATGAGAAAAAACAAGTTGATTTTTATGTTGCTAAAGGAATTGTTGAACATCTGTTAGGCAAATTAGGGATTAAGGATGTTAGATACAATGCTTCACAAAAACATGAAGAGATGCACCCTGGAAGAACAGCTGACATTTTTGTAGATAATCTTTTTATCGGCTTTGTGGGGGAAGTTCATCCAAATATTGCTAAGGAATATGGAATAGGACGAACATACGTCTTCGAGCTTGATTTGCAAAAAATTATTGATTTCAATAATGAATTAATTACGTATCAACCTGTATCAAAATATCCGGTTATTACACGAGATGTTGCACTAGCTGTCAATAAGAATATTACAAACGCTGATATTATTAACTTTATTAAGACACAAAGTGGGAAGATTCTAAGTGATATTCAACTTTTTGATGTCTATGAAGGTGGCAAGTTGGGTGTTGAACAAAAATCATTAGCTTATGAGTTAACGTATAGTGATAATACGAAAACACTTGCAGATGAGATTGTAAATGCTGATTTTGAAAAGGTAATGAGGAAACTACAAGAAAAATTTGATGTAGAAATTCGTTAATTTGATACGAAAAAGCTATGGATAGTAGAAAATCTGTGGCTTTTTTCGTATTAATTAATTTTTGAATATCAAGTAATATCGAATCTTGATGCAAATTTAAGCAATTTTATGTATAATGTAATGGATAGTGTATTTCGAATGGAGGGATACTTTGAATAACAATAATGAGGACAATGTAGACTTGCAAAATAATAAAAATAACAAGCTTTTTGCAAATCGAATTGTTCGAGGTGTGTTGCTCCTGATAGTTGTTTTACTGGTAGTTATAGGAATTATCGGTCATCATTACTTCGAAACTGCAAAGAAGCCGCTAAACCCTAATAGTGATAAGGTAATCGAAGTTAAGGTACCAATTGGCAGTACAACTAAGCAGATTGGTAGTATTCTAGAGAGCAAGAATGTGATAAAAAGTGGTTTTGTTTTTGATTATTACGTTAAAGCAAAAAAGTATGGTCAGTTTAAAGCAGGGTATTATGAATTAAAACCTTCAATGACTTTGAAACAAATAGCTCTTAAATTGCAAAAAGGTGGCGAAAGTCAGTCACGAAGTTCAGGGAAGGTCCTTGTTCGTGAAGGTGTGACAGCTTCGCAAATTGGTGATGTAATACAAAAGAACACAAAGTTTAAGAAAAAATCATTTTTAGCGTTGTTAAATAACAAGACCTTTTTAAATGAATTAAAGGGACAGTATCCAGATTTATTGGGCTCAGCAGTGGATGCAAAAAAAGTAAGATACAAGTTAGAAGGATACTTGTATCCTGCAACATATACTGTTGCAAAGAAGAGTACATTAAAGCAGCTGGTAACCTCAATGGTTATGAAGACTGATGAAATGCTGAAGCCTTATTATGCACAAATTAGTAAAAATGGATGGACTGTTCAAAAAGTCTTGACATTAGCTTCTTTAGTCGAGCGTGAAGGTGTAACTGACTCGGATCGAAAGAAGATTGCAGGTGTTTTTGAAAATAGATTGGATAAAAACATGAAAATTCAATCAGATATATCCGTGTTATATGCTCTTGGAAAACATAAAAAAACTGTTACTTATAAAGATTTGAAGGTTGATTCACCTTATAATCTATACACAAATACTGGTGTAGGCCCTGGGCCATTTAATAATCCTAGTATTGATTCGATAGAGGCAGTATTAAATCCAACTGATAGAGACAAGAATTATTTGTACTTTATCGCGAATATTAAGACGGGTAAAGTATACTATTCACAGACTTATGGAGAACACCAGAAACTGACTGCAAAGTTAGCAAAGGATAATAATTAGAATGAATGAAGGAGAAACTAGAGATGACAGCAAATTCGAGCAAGAAACGACCTGTTATTATTGGAGTTACAGGGGGCTCGGGCAGTGGGAAAACTTCTGTAAGCATGGCAATTTTTAACCAATTAAAGCAGCATTCACTTTTAATGGTTCAAGAAGACTCATATTATAAGGATCAGAATGATATGTCTTTTGAAGAGCGGATAAAGGTTAACTATGATCATCCAGATGCTTTTGATACTGATTTGCTGATTGAACATTTACAGGATCTTCTAAATTGGAAACAAGTTGCAGTTCCGGTGTATGATTATAGTGCACATACTAGAAGCGACAAGGTGTTAATGCAAGATCCACAGGAAGTAATAATTGTTGAAGGAATTCTTGTGCTTAATGACCAACGTCTACGTGATCTGATGGATATTAAAATTTTTGTTGACACTGATGATGATATTAGAATTATCAGGCGAATAAAACGAGATACTGAGGAACGAGGACGCTCATTGGAATCGATAATTTCACAGTATTTACGAACAGTGAAGCCCATGTATCATCAATTTATTGAACCAACTAAGAGATATGCTGATATTATTGTACCTGAGGGCGGTGCGAATCAAGTGGCAATTGATTTATTGACAACGAAGATTCGTGACGTTCTTCGTCATAATAGACATGCACATAGTTAATTTATTTTGAGAGGAGTCATAATTATATGGCAGAAGAAAAAACATACCCAATGACAGTTGAGGGAAAACAAAAGTTAGAAGAAGAATTAAACACACTTAAAACAACTAAACGTTCAGAAATTATTGAACGAATTAAAATTGCACGTAGTTTTGGTGATTTATCTGAAAACTCTGAATACGAATCAGCAAAAGATGAGCAATCTTTTGTTGAAGGTCGAATAAAAACAATCGAACAGATGTTGAACCATGCAGAAATTATTGATAATGGTGATATAGATGCTGATGAAATTGCTGTTGGAAAAT
Above is a window of Liquorilactobacillus hordei DSM 19519 DNA encoding:
- the udk gene encoding uridine kinase, which encodes MTANSSKKRPVIIGVTGGSGSGKTSVSMAIFNQLKQHSLLMVQEDSYYKDQNDMSFEERIKVNYDHPDAFDTDLLIEHLQDLLNWKQVAVPVYDYSAHTRSDKVLMQDPQEVIIVEGILVLNDQRLRDLMDIKIFVDTDDDIRIIRRIKRDTEERGRSLESIISQYLRTVKPMYHQFIEPTKRYADIIVPEGGANQVAIDLLTTKIRDVLRHNRHAHS
- the greA gene encoding transcription elongation factor GreA — encoded protein: MAEEKTYPMTVEGKQKLEEELNTLKTTKRSEIIERIKIARSFGDLSENSEYESAKDEQSFVEGRIKTIEQMLNHAEIIDNGDIDADEIAVGKSVTFQELPDEEPETYSIVGAAEADPFAGKISNESPIAKGLVGHRLGEVVEIETPGGSMKVKITEVK
- the mltG gene encoding endolytic transglycosylase MltG — its product is MNNNNEDNVDLQNNKNNKLFANRIVRGVLLLIVVLLVVIGIIGHHYFETAKKPLNPNSDKVIEVKVPIGSTTKQIGSILESKNVIKSGFVFDYYVKAKKYGQFKAGYYELKPSMTLKQIALKLQKGGESQSRSSGKVLVREGVTASQIGDVIQKNTKFKKKSFLALLNNKTFLNELKGQYPDLLGSAVDAKKVRYKLEGYLYPATYTVAKKSTLKQLVTSMVMKTDEMLKPYYAQISKNGWTVQKVLTLASLVEREGVTDSDRKKIAGVFENRLDKNMKIQSDISVLYALGKHKKTVTYKDLKVDSPYNLYTNTGVGPGPFNNPSIDSIEAVLNPTDRDKNYLYFIANIKTGKVYYSQTYGEHQKLTAKLAKDNN
- the pheT gene encoding phenylalanine--tRNA ligase subunit beta, translated to MKISTKWLKDYIDLDINPEELAEKIERTAVEVDSVSRLDKNLKKIVVGATVEVRKHPESDHLNICKVDIGEEELSQIVCGAPNIAAGKKVIVALPNSRIAGNVKIKRGKMRGEVSEGMICSLQEIGFSENVVPKAYADGIYFLPDNAKPGEPVYSYLGMDEDIIDLDVTPNRADMLSMRGTAYELAAIYDKKVSLKKTELQEDLTDNISDYIQVTADKELASTYLLRVIKDVKVEESPMWLQKRLWNAGIRPMNNVVDVTNYILLAYGQPLHSFDYHKISGKNIEVRLAKKGETLKTLDEEERTLLESDIVIADNNGPIALAGTMGGLNSGISANTQVIALEAAVFNSSAIRKTARKHNLHSEAAMRFERGINQEAVAEALDTAAQLIAELGNGKVVSDVAVGAKSTVQPTIVNISTKKINDVLGTELKDEEVKNIFIRLGFNVEEKSNVFNVSIPARRWDISIPADLIEEVARIYGYDNLPATLPSGELTPGKYTYKQQVIRDTRSILEESGLMQAISYGLTSDKKAQRFMMEDAQATKLDFPMSSDRTTIRMNLISGLLDDVAYNNARKVSNVMLYEQGRVFYRDEGRDRPREIEHIAAAMTGLYSVQSWHDEKKQVDFYVAKGIVEHLLGKLGIKDVRYNASQKHEEMHPGRTADIFVDNLFIGFVGEVHPNIAKEYGIGRTYVFELDLQKIIDFNNELITYQPVSKYPVITRDVALAVNKNITNADIINFIKTQSGKILSDIQLFDVYEGGKLGVEQKSLAYELTYSDNTKTLADEIVNADFEKVMRKLQEKFDVEIR